In Pseudomonas sp. ADAK18, a single window of DNA contains:
- a CDS encoding PAAR domain-containing protein, whose protein sequence is MDAQAAARLGDEIAHGFGVAAMIAGAVAGAFIGAAVIAATVATGGLAVVIMAGSIAAGGLSMFQIVKGLSTIFNLPEPTTGKLLMGSFNVYINGLNAMRAGEDIASSCTGLPLNHPMWPFPVLIAEGSSTVFINGKPAARLHSKMVCGAHIKSGSPNTFIGGPTVSVAFVLDIEGWMHSGLELVGLLAAGAGLVMAAMAGLAVLAEVVVVGGLVLGGMALLGDLGDRLGPGYRDLLQGVAGLALLGVSPRLARRPMSATERTLLARQRQEQMLKDNTGFNVSPTSWDKYPTIGRGGSFISDKKGVTDVIGDFSGSPKVTISTKQAAALERAFGLEDGSLQGGFKVRQVDNIVDRMPRSPLEGNQYFLGPGKHLPGGAPEMVVESIPTKDASGIKTLTEVFVSD, encoded by the coding sequence ATGGATGCGCAGGCCGCAGCACGCTTAGGTGATGAAATAGCGCACGGCTTTGGTGTCGCCGCGATGATTGCGGGTGCAGTGGCAGGCGCGTTTATTGGTGCGGCCGTCATCGCGGCTACCGTCGCCACTGGCGGCTTGGCGGTGGTCATCATGGCGGGTTCGATCGCGGCGGGCGGTTTGTCGATGTTCCAGATCGTCAAGGGCCTGAGTACGATCTTCAACCTGCCCGAGCCCACGACGGGAAAGCTGTTGATGGGCAGTTTCAATGTCTATATCAATGGCCTCAATGCGATGAGGGCAGGGGAGGACATTGCCTCGTCCTGCACCGGCCTGCCGTTGAATCACCCGATGTGGCCGTTCCCGGTATTGATTGCCGAAGGCAGCTCCACGGTGTTCATCAACGGCAAGCCGGCCGCCCGCTTGCATAGCAAAATGGTCTGCGGTGCTCATATCAAGAGTGGTAGCCCCAATACATTTATCGGTGGGCCGACGGTTTCGGTGGCATTCGTCCTCGATATCGAAGGCTGGATGCATTCTGGGCTGGAGCTTGTAGGGCTGCTGGCAGCGGGCGCAGGTCTAGTCATGGCTGCTATGGCAGGGCTCGCTGTTCTTGCCGAAGTTGTTGTTGTCGGTGGTTTGGTTTTGGGAGGTATGGCGCTTCTTGGAGACCTGGGCGACAGGCTAGGACCAGGTTATCGAGACTTGCTGCAAGGGGTGGCGGGTTTGGCCCTGCTGGGCGTAAGCCCGAGATTAGCGCGTAGGCCCATGAGCGCTACCGAGCGGACCCTATTGGCCCGTCAGCGGCAAGAGCAAATGCTCAAAGACAATACCGGCTTTAACGTCAGTCCTACTTCGTGGGATAAATACCCGACCATCGGCAGGGGTGGTAGCTTTATCTCTGATAAAAAAGGCGTGACGGATGTCATCGGTGACTTCTCAGGAAGCCCCAAAGTAACCATCAGTACAAAACAAGCAGCGGCGTTGGAGCGTGCCTTTGGGTTGGAAGACGGTTCATTACAAGGCGGCTTTAAAGTCAGGCAGGTCGATAATATTGTTGACCGTATGCCCAGAAGCCCGTTGGAAGGTAACCAGTACTTTTTAGGCCCTGGCAAACACTTGCCGGGAGGGGCTCCGGAAATGGTCGTTGAATCCATTCCTACAAAAGATGCGAGCGGTATTAAAACGTTAACTGAGGTGTTCGTCAGTGATTAA
- a CDS encoding DcrB-related protein has translation MALYRIQEADFDIPDAWQDQSINIFKLPAVGGAKEASFVISRDATQGEATFVEYVDRQVKSAEQQLPDFKLIQRWDMVLHDHAATLLDYTWQREGRELMLRQVFIERKPAVLITTLTTTPNDLVHHETAWKMVMGTLKPLVSSI, from the coding sequence GTGGCCCTATACAGAATTCAAGAAGCAGACTTCGACATTCCTGATGCCTGGCAGGACCAGAGTATCAACATCTTTAAGCTGCCGGCTGTTGGCGGCGCCAAGGAAGCGAGCTTTGTCATCAGTCGTGATGCTACTCAGGGCGAAGCTACCTTTGTGGAGTACGTCGATAGACAAGTGAAAAGTGCTGAGCAGCAATTGCCTGACTTTAAGCTGATTCAGCGTTGGGACATGGTGCTGCATGACCATGCCGCTACTTTGCTGGATTACACCTGGCAGCGTGAGGGGCGCGAACTGATGTTGCGTCAGGTGTTTATTGAACGTAAGCCGGCCGTCCTGATCACCACGTTGACCACTACCCCTAACGACCTTGTACATCACGAGACGGCTTGGAAGATGGTCATGGGTACGCTCAAACCACTGGTATCCAGTATCTGA
- a CDS encoding HU family DNA-binding protein, with translation MRKPELAAAIAEKADLTKEQANRVLNAVLEEITGALHRKDSVTLVGFGTFLQRHRGARTGKNPQTGEPVKIKASNTVAFKPGKSLKDSVNP, from the coding sequence ATGCGTAAACCAGAACTCGCAGCCGCTATTGCTGAAAAAGCAGACCTGACCAAAGAACAGGCCAACCGCGTACTCAACGCCGTTCTCGAAGAAATCACTGGCGCCCTGCATCGCAAGGACAGCGTCACCCTGGTTGGCTTCGGCACCTTCCTGCAACGCCACCGCGGCGCCCGCACCGGCAAGAACCCACAAACCGGCGAGCCGGTAAAAATCAAGGCGAGCAACACCGTTGCGTTCAAGCCGGGCAAGTCGCTCAAAGACAGCGTCAACCCGTAA
- a CDS encoding NAD(P)/FAD-dependent oxidoreductase has protein sequence MNAPVVIVGTGLAGYNLAREFRKLDSETPLLLITADDGRSYSKPMLSTGFGKNKEADGLSMAEPGAMAEQLKAEVRTHTRISGIDPGHKRLWIGEEAVAYRDLILAWGAETVRVPVQGDASELIFPINDLEDYARFRAAAAGKRRVLLLGAGLIGCEFANDLILGGYEIDLVAPCEQVMPTLLHPAAAAAVQAGLESLGARFHLGPVLNRLQRTADGLEAHLSDGEVIQCDLVVSAIGLRPRVDLAAAAGLQTNRGIMVDRHLKTSHANIYALGDCAEVDGLNLLYVMPLMSCARALAQTLAGNATAVNYGPMPVTVKTPVCPLVVSPPPRGTEGVWSVEGQGTDIKALCRDASGRLLGYALTGTAVMEKLALNKELPPLLA, from the coding sequence ATGAACGCACCTGTCGTGATCGTCGGCACTGGATTGGCCGGTTACAACCTGGCCCGGGAGTTTCGCAAACTCGATAGCGAAACCCCGCTGTTGCTGATCACCGCAGATGACGGCCGCTCCTACTCCAAGCCCATGCTCTCCACCGGTTTTGGCAAGAACAAGGAAGCCGATGGCCTGAGCATGGCTGAACCTGGCGCCATGGCCGAGCAACTCAAGGCCGAGGTGCGCACCCACACGCGCATCAGCGGCATCGACCCGGGCCACAAGCGCCTGTGGATCGGTGAAGAAGCCGTGGCCTATCGCGACCTGATTCTCGCGTGGGGCGCGGAAACCGTGCGCGTGCCGGTGCAGGGCGACGCCTCGGAGCTGATTTTCCCGATCAATGACCTGGAAGACTACGCCCGCTTTCGTGCGGCAGCGGCCGGCAAACGCCGGGTCCTGCTGCTGGGCGCCGGGCTGATTGGCTGTGAATTTGCCAATGACCTGATCCTCGGCGGCTACGAAATCGACCTAGTCGCACCGTGCGAGCAAGTCATGCCGACCCTGCTGCACCCGGCAGCGGCTGCAGCGGTCCAGGCTGGGCTGGAAAGCCTCGGTGCGCGTTTCCACCTGGGGCCGGTGCTCAATCGCCTGCAACGCACCGCTGACGGCCTGGAAGCGCACTTGTCTGATGGCGAAGTGATTCAGTGTGACCTGGTGGTCTCGGCCATCGGCTTGCGTCCTCGCGTAGACCTGGCCGCCGCCGCCGGCTTGCAGACCAACCGCGGGATCATGGTCGACCGCCACCTCAAGACCTCCCACGCCAATATCTACGCCCTGGGCGACTGCGCCGAGGTCGATGGCCTGAATTTGTTGTACGTCATGCCACTGATGAGCTGTGCTCGCGCCCTGGCCCAGACCCTGGCGGGCAACGCCACGGCAGTCAATTACGGGCCGATGCCCGTCACCGTGAAAACCCCGGTCTGCCCGTTGGTGGTCTCGCCACCACCACGGGGCACCGAAGGGGTCTGGAGCGTCGAAGGGCAGGGTACCGACATCAAGGCATTGTGCCGCGACGCCAGCGGTCGCCTGCTGGGTTATGCGCTGACCGGCACAGCCGTTATGGAAAAACTGGCCCTGAACAAAGAACTTCCGCCGTTGCTGGCGTAA
- a CDS encoding rubredoxin translates to MKKWQCVVCGLIYDEKDGWPDDGIAPGTLWQDVPEDWLCPDCGVGKMDFEMIEIG, encoded by the coding sequence ATGAAGAAGTGGCAATGTGTAGTCTGTGGCCTGATCTATGACGAGAAGGACGGCTGGCCGGATGACGGAATCGCTCCGGGTACCCTGTGGCAGGACGTCCCGGAAGACTGGCTGTGCCCGGACTGCGGCGTCGGCAAAATGGATTTCGAAATGATCGAGATCGGTTAA
- a CDS encoding chorismate lyase: MPHSNAASVACRWLTQSLLAPLPAPLTLDWLFDDGSLTRRLTRLSNDGFSVTPLVEGWQPLRDDECAALDLLPASIGWVREVYLRGHGQAWVFARSVAARSALQGDGLHMDELGSRSLGELLFCDQAFARRAIEVCRYPREWLPTAVQADELWARRSRFDRGPLSVLVAEVFLPSLWHAVHEHPENG; this comes from the coding sequence GTGCCGCACTCAAACGCCGCCTCCGTTGCTTGCCGATGGCTGACCCAGAGCCTTCTGGCCCCCTTGCCCGCGCCGTTGACCCTCGACTGGCTGTTCGATGACGGCTCGCTGACACGGCGCCTGACGCGCCTGTCCAATGACGGCTTCAGCGTGACGCCGCTGGTGGAAGGCTGGCAGCCGCTGCGAGACGATGAATGTGCCGCCCTGGACTTGCTGCCGGCCAGCATTGGCTGGGTTCGCGAGGTGTATTTGCGCGGTCATGGCCAGGCTTGGGTGTTTGCCCGCAGCGTGGCGGCTCGCAGTGCGTTGCAGGGCGACGGCTTGCATATGGACGAGTTGGGCAGCCGCTCGTTGGGAGAACTACTGTTCTGCGACCAGGCGTTTGCACGCCGGGCCATCGAGGTTTGCCGTTACCCACGGGAGTGGCTGCCAACGGCCGTGCAAGCCGATGAACTGTGGGCGCGCCGTTCGCGGTTTGATCGCGGGCCGCTGAGCGTGCTGGTGGCTGAAGTTTTCCTGCCGAGCCTGTGGCACGCCGTGCACGAACATCCGGAGAATGGTTGA
- the ubiA gene encoding 4-hydroxybenzoate octaprenyltransferase, which produces MYQRLLKSLNHLNPRAWDFIQLTRMDKPIGIYLLLWPTLWALWIAGKGSPSLANIVIFVLGVTLTRAAGCVINDWADRKVDGHVKRTAQRPLASGKISSKEALVFFAVLMLISFLLVLLTNSMTIWLSLGGLALAVSYPFMKRYTYYPQVVLGAAFSWGMPMAFTAETSSLPATAWLLYIANLLWTVAYDTYYAMTDRDDDLKIGVKSTAILFGDADRVIILALQGLALVCLLLAGTRFELGGWFHLGLLAAAGCFAWEFWYTRDRDRMKCFKAFLHNHWAGLAIFVGIVADYGFR; this is translated from the coding sequence ATGTATCAGCGTCTGCTCAAATCCCTGAATCATCTGAATCCTAGGGCCTGGGACTTCATCCAGTTGACCCGCATGGACAAACCCATCGGTATTTATCTGCTGCTGTGGCCGACTCTCTGGGCACTGTGGATTGCCGGCAAGGGGTCGCCGTCCCTGGCCAACATCGTGATTTTTGTCTTGGGCGTAACGCTGACCCGCGCTGCCGGTTGCGTCATTAATGACTGGGCTGACCGCAAGGTCGACGGCCATGTGAAACGCACCGCGCAGCGCCCGTTGGCCAGCGGCAAGATCAGTTCAAAAGAAGCCTTGGTGTTCTTTGCGGTACTGATGCTGATCAGCTTCCTGCTGGTACTGCTGACCAACTCCATGACCATCTGGCTGTCGCTGGGCGGCCTGGCACTGGCGGTCAGCTATCCGTTCATGAAGCGCTACACCTACTACCCGCAGGTGGTATTGGGCGCAGCGTTTTCCTGGGGAATGCCGATGGCGTTCACCGCCGAAACCAGTAGCCTGCCGGCCACCGCCTGGCTGCTATACATCGCCAACCTGCTGTGGACGGTGGCCTACGACACCTACTACGCGATGACCGATCGTGACGATGACTTGAAAATCGGCGTGAAATCCACCGCGATTCTGTTCGGTGACGCTGACCGGGTAATCATCCTGGCCTTGCAGGGCTTGGCGCTGGTTTGCCTGCTGCTGGCGGGCACGCGGTTCGAGCTGGGAGGCTGGTTCCACCTTGGGTTGCTCGCAGCAGCCGGGTGTTTCGCCTGGGAGTTCTGGTATACGCGGGACAGAGATCGGATGAAGTGCTTCAAGGCGTTCTTGCACAACCACTGGGCAGGGTTGGCGATTTTTGTCGGGATTGTGGCGGACTACGGGTTTCGGTAA
- the phoB gene encoding phosphate regulon transcriptional regulator PhoB — MVGRSILIVDDEAPIREMIAVALEMAGYDCLEAENSQQAHAIIVDRKPDLILLDWMLPGTSGIELARRLKRDELTGDIPIIMLTAKGEEDNKIQGLEVGADDYITKPFSPRELVARLKAVLRRAGPTDGEAPIEVGGLLLDPISHRVTIDGKPAEMGPTEYRLLQFFMTHQERAYTRGQLLDQVWGGNVYVEERTVDVHIRRLRKALGDAYENLVQTVRGTGYRFSTKG, encoded by the coding sequence ATGGTTGGCAGGAGCATTCTGATCGTTGACGACGAAGCGCCTATTCGCGAAATGATCGCCGTTGCGTTGGAAATGGCCGGCTATGACTGCCTGGAGGCGGAAAACTCCCAGCAGGCCCATGCCATTATCGTCGACCGCAAGCCGGACCTGATCCTGCTGGACTGGATGCTACCCGGCACCTCCGGCATCGAACTGGCCCGTCGTCTCAAGCGCGATGAACTGACCGGGGACATCCCGATCATCATGCTTACCGCCAAGGGCGAAGAGGACAACAAGATCCAGGGCCTGGAAGTTGGCGCCGATGACTACATCACCAAGCCATTCTCCCCACGGGAGCTGGTAGCCCGCCTGAAAGCCGTACTGCGCCGTGCCGGACCGACTGATGGCGAAGCGCCTATCGAAGTCGGTGGCCTGCTGCTGGACCCTATCAGCCACCGCGTGACCATCGACGGCAAGCCCGCCGAGATGGGCCCCACCGAATATCGCTTGCTGCAGTTCTTCATGACTCACCAGGAACGTGCCTACACCCGTGGCCAGTTGCTCGACCAGGTCTGGGGCGGCAACGTGTATGTCGAAGAGCGTACCGTTGACGTGCATATCCGCCGCCTGCGCAAAGCCTTGGGCGATGCCTACGAGAATCTGGTACAAACCGTGCGCGGCACCGGTTATCGGTTTTCCACCAAAGGCTGA
- the phoR gene encoding phosphate regulon sensor histidine kinase PhoR — MLLLITGCLLVGLISGYYGWSLAIGLGVYLGWTLKQLLRLHEWLRKHQPDEAPPDGYGLWGEVFDSIYHLQRRDQRVRGRLQAVIDRVQESTAALKDAVIMLDSDGNLEWWNRAAETLLGLKTPQDSGQPVTNLVRHPRFKEYFEQDNFEEALEIPSPTNDRVRIQLYLTRYGNNEHLMLVRDVTRIHQLEQMRKDFVANVSHELRTPLTVICGYLETLLDNVEEVNPRWTRALQQMQQQGGRMQTLLNDLLLLAKLEATDYPSDNQPVPVQSLLQTIKNDAQALSGQREQSISLEADPSILLKGSEGELRSAFSNLVFNAVKYTQDKGTIRIRWWADDQGAHLSVQDSGIGIDSKHLPRLTERFYRVDSSRNSNTGGTGLGLAIVKHVLLRHRARLEISSVLGHGSTFTCHFPPAQMTRSRALGSDE; from the coding sequence ATGCTTCTGCTGATCACCGGCTGCCTGCTGGTGGGCCTGATCAGCGGTTACTACGGCTGGAGCCTGGCCATTGGCCTTGGCGTCTACCTGGGCTGGACCCTCAAGCAACTGCTGCGTTTGCATGAATGGCTACGCAAGCACCAACCCGACGAAGCGCCACCCGACGGCTACGGCCTGTGGGGCGAGGTGTTCGACAGCATCTATCACCTGCAACGCCGCGACCAACGGGTACGCGGACGTCTGCAAGCGGTGATCGACCGGGTCCAGGAGTCGACTGCCGCACTGAAAGACGCGGTGATCATGCTCGACAGCGATGGCAACCTGGAATGGTGGAACCGCGCCGCCGAAACCCTGCTGGGCCTCAAGACACCTCAGGACAGCGGCCAGCCCGTGACGAACCTGGTGCGCCATCCGCGCTTTAAGGAGTACTTCGAGCAGGACAACTTCGAAGAAGCCCTGGAAATCCCGTCGCCGACCAATGATCGGGTGCGCATTCAGCTGTACCTGACGCGCTATGGCAACAACGAGCATTTGATGTTGGTGCGCGACGTCACCCGCATCCATCAGTTGGAACAGATGCGCAAAGACTTTGTGGCTAACGTCTCTCACGAGTTGCGCACGCCGCTGACGGTGATTTGCGGGTACCTGGAGACGCTGTTGGACAACGTCGAAGAGGTGAATCCACGCTGGACCCGTGCCCTGCAGCAGATGCAGCAACAAGGTGGCCGCATGCAAACCCTGCTCAACGATCTGCTGTTGCTGGCCAAGCTGGAAGCCACCGATTACCCCTCGGACAATCAGCCCGTACCGGTGCAAAGCCTATTGCAGACCATCAAGAACGACGCCCAGGCCTTGTCCGGGCAACGCGAGCAAAGCATTTCCCTGGAGGCCGACCCATCGATTCTGCTCAAAGGCAGCGAGGGCGAATTGCGCAGCGCGTTTTCCAATTTGGTGTTCAACGCGGTGAAGTACACCCAGGACAAAGGCACCATCCGCATCCGCTGGTGGGCTGACGACCAGGGGGCGCACCTGAGTGTTCAGGATTCCGGCATCGGTATCGACAGCAAACACCTGCCACGCCTGACCGAGCGTTTCTACCGAGTGGACTCCAGCCGCAACTCCAACACCGGCGGTACCGGCCTGGGCCTGGCGATCGTCAAGCATGTGCTGCTTCGTCATCGTGCTCGCCTGGAAATCAGCAGTGTGCTGGGACATGGCAGTACCTTCACCTGCCATTTTCCGCCGGCGCAGATGACGCGCTCACGGGCGCTTGGCAGCGATGAGTAA